From the genome of Acidimicrobiales bacterium:
CATCCTGTGGGACACCGGCCACCAGGCCTACGTGCACAAGATCGTCACCGGCCGGCGCGATGCCTTCGCCACGCTGCGCCAGAGCGGCGGGCTGTCCGGGTACCCGTCGCGCGCCGAGTCCGAGCACGACTGGGTGGAGAACAGCCACGCGTCGACCATCCTGAGCTACGCCCACGGCATCGCCACGGCGGTGGACGGGACGGGCGCCAACCGGCGGATCGTGGCCGTGGTCGGCGACGGCTCGATGACCGGCGGCATGGCCTTCGAGGGGCTCAACAACCTCGGCCACAGCGGCAGGCGGGTCGTCATCCTGCTGAACGACAACGGCCGGTCCTACGCCCCCACCGCGTCGCGGCTGGGCGAGAGCCTGGCCCGCCTGCGGCTGCGCCCGGGCTGGGTCCACCTCCAGGAGCGCCTCGAGCACCTGGTGCACGACATGCCGGCCGTCGGCGGGCTCGCCTACTCGAGCCTCCGCGGCGCCAAGGCGGCCCTGCGCGAGGTGTTCGAGCCGCCCGTGTTCTTCGAGGACCTCGGCGTCCGCTACACCGGCCCCTTCGACGGCCACGACATCGCCGGCGTGGAGGCCGCCCTCCGCAACGCCGCCGCCTACGACGGCCCCATCGTCGTCCACGTCCTCACCCAGAAGGGCCGGGGCTACCCGCCGGCCGAGCTGGACGACGAGAAGTGCCTGCACGACACGCCGGTGTTCGACGTGGGGACGGGCCCGCCCAAGTGGCGTCCGGCGGGGTACACCGAGGCGTTCGCCCGGGCCATGCTGGAGGTGGGCGATCGCCACCCCCAGGTCCACGCCATCACGGCGGCCATGCCCGGCCCCACCGGCCTCATCCCGTTCCAGGAGCGGTTCCCGGGCCGCTTCCACGACGTGGGCATCGCCGAGCAGCACGCCGTCACCGCCGCCGCCGGCATGGCCATGGGGGGGCTCCGGCCGGTCGTGGCCGTCTACTCCACCTTCTTCAGCCGGGCGTTCGACCAGGCCAACCTCGACGTGGGCCTGCACGGGCTGCCGGTGGTCTTCGCCCTCGACCGCGCCGGCATCACGGGCGACGACGGGCCGTCCCACCACGGCGTGCTGGACCTCGCCCTGTGCCTGCAGATCCCGGGCATGACGGTCTTCGCCCCGTCGTCGGACCAGGAGATCGGCGTCATGCTCCAGGAGGCCCTGGAGTGCGACGGGCCGGCCGTCATCCGCTACCCGAAGGGCGTGGCCCGCCAGGCCGCCCCGGGCGACGTCGGCTCGGGCCTCGAGGGCCGGCTGGTGCGCCGCGGTGACGGCGAGCTGTGCATCCTGGCCGTGGGCACCATGCTGGAGGCCGCCGAGGAGGCGGCCGACCAGCTGGCCGCCGACGGCGTGCCCGCCACCGTCTGGGACGTGCGGGTGGTGCGCCCGGTCGACCCCGCGCTCGTCGCCGACGCCGCCCGCCACCGGGTCGTGGTCACCGTCGAGGACGGCACGCGCGTCGGCGGGGCGGGGGCCTTCCTGGCCGACGCCCTGGCCACGGCGGCGGCCGCCGCCGGCCACCCGGCCCCGTCGGTCGTCGTCCTGGGGACGCCGGTCGCCTACATCCCCCAGGCCAAGCCGACCCTCATCCACGCCGCCCTGGGCCTGGACGCCTCCGGCGTGGCCGCCTCGGCCCGCGCCGCCCTGGCCCGGTCCGCCTCCTCGCCGTCTCGGTAAACGACGACGTCAGAACGCTCCGCGGGTCAGCCCTCCATGCGGCCGACGCCGAGGGTGAGCCCGGAGTCGGCGTAGGCGCCGCCGAACAGCATGCGCAGCCCGGACGCGTAGGCGCCCGAGAAGCTCAGCTTCAGGCGGAGCCTCGACCCGACCGGCACGGTGGAGGGCGAGACGGTGAAGGCGTAGTCGGCCCTGGTGGGCTCGGCCCGCACCTCGTCGGCCCCGTCGATCCTGCGCTCCATGTCGCCGGCGGCGATCGACGTGGCGGTGCCGTCGGGCGCCACCGCGTCGAGCACGTAGCCCACACGAGAGGCGAAGGCCGCCGTCCACACCGCCGCCGCCGGGTCGGCCAGCCAGAGCCTGAGGTTGGACGGGCCGCCGACCACGGCGGGCGACGGCAGCGCCGGTGAGGTGAACGTGGCCGGGATCTCGAGGCCGTAGCCGAGGGCCCAACCGACCACGCCCGACGTGCAGGTGCCGGCCGCCGGCGAGCCGCCCATGGTGGCGTCCACGGCTCCCTGGGTGAGGACGCACCCCTCGGGCGACGACAGGGGCACGGGCAGCGGGACGGCGGGCGGCACCTGGCCCTGGAAGTGGAGGGTGGCGCTGCCCTCGGGGACGAACCGGGGCCCGACGCCCACCGCCTCGGCGGTCCGGCGGGCCACCTGGGCCACCGCCACCGTCACGGCGTTGCCGATCAGGGCGTCGGTGTCGGCCGCCCCCAGCACCCCGGTCACCGTGACCTTCCACGTGCCGTACCGGACGGCGGCCGGGTCGATCTCGGCGAACATCGTCGACACGCCGGCGGTGGCCGACGGGGTGCTCGTCCCGACCACCTTGCCGGCGGCGTCGGTGACGCTGACCTGCCAGTCGAACGGGTTGATGCCGACCAGGGCGAGGCTGGGGTAGGAGACCACGGCCCGCACGGCGTCGGTGCCGGCGGCCACCTCGGTGGCGAACTCACGGGACACCAGGCCGGAGACCGTCGCCGGGAGCTCGGGCGAGAACGCCCACAGGTCGCTGGCGCGCACCGAGAACGACCGGGCCCGGAGGACGCGGTCGTCGGCGGCCGCCTGGAGCCGGTCCAGCAGGGCCTGGGAGAAGTCGGGCCGGCGCACGAGGGCGACGGCCGCCGCCGCGTCGGTGAAGCCGTAGCCGCTCTCGAAGAATTCCGCCTCGCCCCGCATCGGGGCCGCCGTCACCTGGAGGACCTGGCGCACCTGGTCGGGCGTGAGCGACGGCCGGGCCTCGAACAGCAGCGCGGCGACGCCCGAGACGTGGGGCGCCGCCATGCTCGTGCCCGAGAGGGTGGCCGTGCCGCCCGGGAGGGCGGGCGACAGCGTCCCGATGCCGGTGGGCGTGCCGGACGACACGATGTCGGTCCCGGGCGCGCTCACGTCGGGGTGGTAGATGCCGATGCGGTCGCCGTCGAAGCGGAGGTGGCGGTCGTCGGGTACGGGGGCCGCCGTCGAGTTGTCGTGCTCGTAGCCGCCGGAGCTGAAGGCCGAGCGGTCCCGGTCGTTGTTCGCCGAGCCGGCCGAGATGACCCAGGGGGCGACCGAGTACGGGTTGATGGTGCCCTCGGCGCCGTCGTTGCCGGCCGAGAACACCACGACCAGCCCGGCGTCGTGGAGGGCCCTGGTGGCGACGTTGATGGGGTGGTTGGGGTCGAACAGGCGGCCCGACTGCCCCCACGAGTTGTTCACGACCCTGATCCCCCACTCGAGGTGGTGGACGAGGATGTCGTCGAAGGCGGCCAGCACGGTGAAGATCGAGATGGCGTCGCCCGTCCCGTAGCCGATGAGGTCGGCGTCGGGCGCCACGCCGACCTGGTCGGGCGACGTGTGGGCGTCGCCGGCCACGATGCCGGCCACGTGCGTCCCGTGGCCCGACGTGGTGTCGCTGTTCATCCCGTCCATGGGGACGACGAGGGTCCCCGGCGGCTCGTCGGGCCGGTGCTTGCCGCCCAGCACGTCCAGGATCTCGGGCCCCACCAGCTTCATGTTGTGGGTCACGTGGTCGGCCAGGTCGGGGTGGGTGGCGTCGATGCCGGTGTCCACCACCGCCACGCCCACGCCCCTGCCCCGCAGCCCGGTGTCGCGCAGGGTGTCGGCACCGATGGCGGCCGTCGACTCGGCCGAGTGCAGCACCAGCTTCTCGTCGGGGTAGACGTCGAGGGCCACGCCCTTGCGCACCGCCGCCTCCAGCTGGGCCTTGGTCCCCGACACCAGGGCGAGCGGCAGCTCGCGCATGGGCAGGACGTCGAGGCCGAGGTCGGCCAGCGCGTCGCCGCGCACCCTCGTGGAGGGGCCGAAGGTGGCGATGCCGAGGAGCCGCTCGCCCGCCGCCGCCGGCACCGACGCCAGCGTGGCCAGGCCCTGGAGGGGGCCGGTCGTCGGGGTGGCCGACGGCTGCGAGGTGGACGCCCGGCGCACGGCGACGGTGGCCGTCGCCGTGCCCAGGGTGCCGGCGATCAGGGCGGCCAGCACCACCACGGCGAGACGATGGACACGACGCATCCCCAACGGTTCACCCCACCTCGGATCCGGGACCGGGTGGCGAGGGTACCGGAGGACGATTGCCCCGGGAAGTGGGGATGTCGGGATTCCGGACGTTTCGCCCGGTGTCAGCCGTCTACCGGCTCCACCAGATGGGGGCCGTCGTTGCGCACGCTGTTGACCGCGGTGCTCACCGGCCACGCCTCCAGCAGCTCGGGCGGGCACGGGCGGCACAGGGCGACGAGGCGGTCGACGTCGGTCACCGACGGGTCCAGCCACACGTCGCAGGCGCCGGGCGGGAGGACCACCGGCATCCGGTCGTGGAGCGGGCGCACGACGTCGTTGGGGTCGGTGGTCAGCACCGTGCAGGTCCGCAGCGGGTCGGTGCCGGGCTGCGCCG
Proteins encoded in this window:
- the dxs gene encoding 1-deoxy-D-xylulose-5-phosphate synthase, with product MVLERVNGPADLRSLTADELATLAAEIREFIVQAVSVTGGHLGSNLGAVELTLALHRVFDSPRDIILWDTGHQAYVHKIVTGRRDAFATLRQSGGLSGYPSRAESEHDWVENSHASTILSYAHGIATAVDGTGANRRIVAVVGDGSMTGGMAFEGLNNLGHSGRRVVILLNDNGRSYAPTASRLGESLARLRLRPGWVHLQERLEHLVHDMPAVGGLAYSSLRGAKAALREVFEPPVFFEDLGVRYTGPFDGHDIAGVEAALRNAAAYDGPIVVHVLTQKGRGYPPAELDDEKCLHDTPVFDVGTGPPKWRPAGYTEAFARAMLEVGDRHPQVHAITAAMPGPTGLIPFQERFPGRFHDVGIAEQHAVTAAAGMAMGGLRPVVAVYSTFFSRAFDQANLDVGLHGLPVVFALDRAGITGDDGPSHHGVLDLALCLQIPGMTVFAPSSDQEIGVMLQEALECDGPAVIRYPKGVARQAAPGDVGSGLEGRLVRRGDGELCILAVGTMLEAAEEAADQLAADGVPATVWDVRVVRPVDPALVADAARHRVVVTVEDGTRVGGAGAFLADALATAAAAAGHPAPSVVVLGTPVAYIPQAKPTLIHAALGLDASGVAASARAALARSASSPSR
- a CDS encoding S8 family serine peptidase, producing MRRVHRLAVVVLAALIAGTLGTATATVAVRRASTSQPSATPTTGPLQGLATLASVPAAAGERLLGIATFGPSTRVRGDALADLGLDVLPMRELPLALVSGTKAQLEAAVRKGVALDVYPDEKLVLHSAESTAAIGADTLRDTGLRGRGVGVAVVDTGIDATHPDLADHVTHNMKLVGPEILDVLGGKHRPDEPPGTLVVPMDGMNSDTTSGHGTHVAGIVAGDAHTSPDQVGVAPDADLIGYGTGDAISIFTVLAAFDDILVHHLEWGIRVVNNSWGQSGRLFDPNHPINVATRALHDAGLVVVFSAGNDGAEGTINPYSVAPWVISAGSANNDRDRSAFSSGGYEHDNSTAAPVPDDRHLRFDGDRIGIYHPDVSAPGTDIVSSGTPTGIGTLSPALPGGTATLSGTSMAAPHVSGVAALLFEARPSLTPDQVRQVLQVTAAPMRGEAEFFESGYGFTDAAAAVALVRRPDFSQALLDRLQAAADDRVLRARSFSVRASDLWAFSPELPATVSGLVSREFATEVAAGTDAVRAVVSYPSLALVGINPFDWQVSVTDAAGKVVGTSTPSATAGVSTMFAEIDPAAVRYGTWKVTVTGVLGAADTDALIGNAVTVAVAQVARRTAEAVGVGPRFVPEGSATLHFQGQVPPAVPLPVPLSSPEGCVLTQGAVDATMGGSPAAGTCTSGVVGWALGYGLEIPATFTSPALPSPAVVGGPSNLRLWLADPAAAVWTAAFASRVGYVLDAVAPDGTATSIAAGDMERRIDGADEVRAEPTRADYAFTVSPSTVPVGSRLRLKLSFSGAYASGLRMLFGGAYADSGLTLGVGRMEG